From a region of the Paenibacillus lutimineralis genome:
- a CDS encoding MFS transporter, whose translation MKNVKSVSAMLPVVMLSLALALRQMSMTIVMPFISTYCKDLVGYTPLLAGLAVGIFGLTQAIFQIPYGVLSDKYGNKRMILIGLVLVVIGLVLAFFSNSIALLIVSRALQGSGAIIGVAYSWSIGMVNEKDRTKAMSILGAFISVAAALAFAVGPLLREIMSVRWMFMTCAILLTLNLLYILFFLKDSKQQTKAQAAPKGTFRLLLQNRTFVTLNLAAFLNNFMMVSVFYALPLDLSKITGETGMWKIFVPAIIAAVIFMKAAVTWAEKSINNNYYVLIASFVISAVSIIFYFNKTSFVSLLAGTTLFMCAYISLTTLVAANVNNIAEDSYRGTANGIFNSFQFIGNFIGALITGFLWGISESLTWLTMIVIGMAGIILIAFGGIPREHRTRRIRI comes from the coding sequence ATGAAAAACGTCAAGTCAGTCTCTGCTATGCTGCCGGTTGTTATGCTCAGTCTTGCATTAGCTCTTCGGCAAATGTCCATGACTATCGTAATGCCTTTTATTTCTACGTACTGTAAAGATCTTGTTGGATACACACCTTTATTGGCCGGACTTGCCGTCGGAATCTTCGGACTAACACAAGCTATATTTCAAATTCCCTATGGAGTACTTAGCGATAAATACGGGAACAAGCGAATGATCCTGATTGGGCTGGTGCTTGTCGTCATTGGGCTTGTCCTCGCTTTTTTCTCTAACAGTATAGCTCTGTTGATCGTTTCACGTGCATTACAGGGCAGCGGTGCTATCATTGGGGTTGCCTATTCTTGGAGTATTGGCATGGTGAACGAAAAAGATAGAACGAAAGCGATGAGTATTCTTGGAGCCTTTATTTCCGTTGCAGCGGCTCTCGCCTTCGCGGTCGGTCCATTACTGCGCGAGATCATGTCCGTAAGATGGATGTTTATGACCTGTGCCATACTGCTTACCCTGAACTTACTCTATATATTGTTTTTCTTGAAGGACAGCAAGCAGCAGACTAAGGCACAAGCTGCTCCGAAAGGAACTTTTCGGCTCTTGCTTCAAAACAGGACTTTTGTAACACTGAATCTGGCAGCCTTCCTCAACAACTTCATGATGGTCTCCGTATTCTATGCACTGCCTCTCGATTTGAGTAAAATAACAGGAGAAACCGGAATGTGGAAAATTTTCGTACCAGCTATTATTGCAGCTGTAATATTTATGAAAGCCGCAGTCACTTGGGCTGAGAAGAGTATTAACAACAATTATTATGTTCTGATTGCTTCCTTCGTGATTTCAGCCGTGAGCATTATTTTTTATTTTAATAAGACGTCATTCGTTTCCTTGCTTGCTGGTACAACTTTATTTATGTGTGCGTACATTTCCCTGACCACCCTTGTGGCGGCCAATGTGAACAACATCGCAGAGGACAGTTATCGGGGGACAGCGAATGGAATTTTTAATTCTTTCCAATTCATAGGTAATTTTATCGGTGCCCTGATCACCGGATTTCTGTGGGGAATTTCAGAGAGCCTAACCTGGCTAACGATGATTGTCATAGGAATGGCAGGGATTATTTTGATTGCTTTCGGAGGAATTCCGAGAGAACATCGTACTAGGAGGATTCGTATATGA
- a CDS encoding asparaginase, which translates to MIIPDYSVKFEALPSYNPKLKNVVVLATGGTIAGSGEAHKTLNYEPGSLPIEHLLDSVPHLNEIANCSGLQISNLCSADITGSHWLTLATIINDLAQREDVHGFVITHGTDTLDETSYFLNLVVKTDKPVIITGSMRPATAISADGPLNLFQSIALAANPEAIGQGVMVVFAEGIYSGRDVQKVNTFKANAFDERDFGCLGYMRDHQAFFYTRSLKKHTTDAQFDISQISELPTVSVAYFHVDADPGILDYLATISKGIVIAGAGGGIYSKPWIDRVRALKNNNIPVVRCSRISSGITLKDAYIDLSANSIPCNSLVPQKARILLSLALTQTTEYHEIAAMFDEY; encoded by the coding sequence ATGATAATACCTGATTATTCCGTAAAGTTTGAAGCTTTGCCCTCTTATAATCCTAAGCTAAAAAATGTTGTCGTTCTAGCTACCGGCGGGACGATTGCCGGCAGTGGAGAAGCGCATAAAACATTGAACTACGAGCCAGGTTCACTACCTATAGAACATCTTCTGGATAGTGTGCCGCATTTGAATGAGATCGCGAATTGCAGCGGCTTACAGATTAGCAATCTGTGCAGCGCTGACATTACTGGCTCACACTGGTTGACCTTGGCCACCATCATCAATGATCTGGCCCAAAGAGAAGATGTTCACGGCTTTGTCATCACTCACGGGACAGATACGCTTGATGAGACATCCTATTTCCTGAACCTTGTCGTCAAGACTGACAAACCTGTCATTATTACCGGTTCCATGCGCCCGGCTACGGCAATTAGCGCAGACGGCCCGCTGAACCTGTTCCAGTCCATTGCACTGGCTGCGAATCCAGAGGCGATCGGGCAAGGCGTAATGGTCGTATTTGCAGAAGGGATCTACAGTGGCAGAGATGTGCAAAAGGTGAACACCTTCAAGGCCAATGCCTTTGACGAACGGGACTTCGGCTGCCTTGGTTATATGCGGGACCATCAAGCTTTCTTCTATACCCGCTCACTGAAGAAGCATACAACGGATGCCCAATTTGATATTTCGCAAATATCTGAACTGCCAACAGTCTCTGTCGCTTATTTCCATGTCGATGCTGACCCCGGGATTCTAGATTATCTGGCTACAATCTCCAAAGGGATCGTCATCGCTGGCGCTGGCGGAGGCATTTATAGCAAACCGTGGATCGACCGGGTTCGGGCACTCAAGAACAACAATATTCCGGTAGTACGCTGCTCGCGCATTTCAAGTGGCATTACACTCAAGGATGCTTATATTGACTTGTCAGCCAATTCCATTCCTTGCAATAGTCTTGTCCCACAGAAAGCCCGGATCCTTCTCTCTCTTGCGTTGACACAGACGACAGAGTATCACGAAATTGCAGCCATGTTTGATGAATATTAA
- a CDS encoding alkaline phosphatase encodes MKPRKTKLKQTIVATAAAAILVSGAISTQIASHADAASPLTKNVILFVGDGMGTAQRNAIRLATVGLEGKLAMDDMPYTGLVHTSSTVPVTDSAAAATAYASGVKTYNGAIGMNADKKKVKTIMEYAKESGKSTGVVTTSQVTDATGAAFGAHVEDRSKQSDIALQFITESKIDVILGGGEDFWYPAGDPGKFEDEPAEDPSEKSKGTQGNLVNKAKQLGYTYVSSKEELQKAKSGKLLGLFANEEMFQQNPEGEGDIYNPVVSLPDMTKKALDTLSTNKKGFFLMVEEEGTDEFAHANNAKMTIKSGQELDKAVKVAKDFAKKNPDTLVLVLADHETGGFSIEAVDNEDESGDGISQEDGPFAIAKSKHNFVVDWTTSGHTAVDIPLTATGKNAELFSGIYENTEVFSKLMQALGLKVKK; translated from the coding sequence ATGAAGCCACGTAAGACCAAATTGAAACAAACCATTGTAGCGACTGCCGCTGCAGCTATTCTCGTCTCCGGTGCGATCTCCACGCAAATCGCAAGTCATGCAGATGCCGCATCCCCGCTTACGAAGAATGTAATTCTATTCGTTGGAGATGGAATGGGCACGGCGCAGCGCAATGCTATCCGACTAGCAACCGTTGGCCTTGAGGGTAAGCTGGCAATGGATGATATGCCTTATACTGGTCTGGTTCATACGAGCTCCACCGTTCCGGTAACAGATTCTGCTGCAGCCGCAACCGCCTATGCTAGCGGCGTTAAGACATACAATGGCGCGATCGGCATGAATGCGGACAAGAAGAAAGTCAAGACGATTATGGAATATGCCAAAGAATCCGGTAAATCTACTGGCGTCGTGACAACCAGTCAAGTGACGGACGCAACAGGCGCTGCCTTTGGCGCACATGTGGAGGACCGCTCCAAGCAGAGCGATATCGCACTGCAGTTCATAACCGAGAGCAAGATCGACGTCATCCTCGGTGGCGGCGAGGACTTCTGGTACCCTGCCGGAGATCCAGGTAAGTTCGAGGATGAGCCTGCTGAAGATCCTTCTGAGAAGAGCAAGGGAACTCAAGGCAACCTTGTTAATAAAGCTAAGCAATTAGGTTATACTTATGTTTCTAGCAAAGAGGAACTGCAAAAAGCGAAGAGCGGTAAGCTGCTCGGCTTGTTCGCCAATGAGGAAATGTTCCAGCAAAATCCGGAAGGCGAAGGCGATATTTACAATCCGGTCGTCTCCCTGCCTGATATGACGAAGAAAGCGCTCGATACACTCTCCACCAACAAGAAGGGATTCTTCCTGATGGTCGAAGAGGAAGGCACGGATGAATTTGCCCACGCAAATAATGCAAAAATGACGATTAAATCTGGCCAAGAGCTAGATAAAGCCGTTAAGGTCGCTAAAGATTTCGCTAAGAAAAATCCAGATACGCTCGTATTAGTGCTGGCCGACCATGAGACTGGCGGCTTCTCGATCGAAGCGGTGGACAATGAAGACGAATCAGGAGATGGCATTTCTCAAGAGGACGGACCGTTCGCTATCGCTAAATCGAAGCATAACTTCGTTGTGGACTGGACGACATCCGGACATACGGCTGTAGATATTCCATTAACGGCAACAGGTAAAAATGCCGAACTATTCTCTGGGATCTACGAGAATACAGAAGTATTCAGCAAGCTGATGCAGGCTCTCGGACTGAAAGTGAAGAAATAA
- a CDS encoding DUF421 domain-containing protein: protein MNGFIQFNFWEMILRTTITFFALLTLARLLGEKQLGHLTFFDYVTGITIGSIAAEIVVRRDTPFFNGIISLIWWAILAILISYLSLKSSKARIMMDGQPKIIIKQGKIMRETLKSTRLNLDDLCMMLREKDIFSIQDVHYAILEPDGKISVLRKEFKQPATKGDLHIPTPIFTYLPSEIISDGKIVKKNLKELNLDETWLHQELQKKGIHSADEVFYAEVQSDGSLFIDKY from the coding sequence GTGAACGGATTTATACAATTCAATTTTTGGGAAATGATTTTAAGGACGACTATCACTTTCTTCGCCCTTCTCACACTTGCCAGGCTCCTAGGCGAAAAACAGCTCGGACACCTTACCTTTTTCGATTATGTTACCGGGATTACGATCGGCTCTATAGCAGCGGAAATTGTCGTTAGAAGAGATACTCCTTTTTTTAACGGCATAATAAGCTTAATATGGTGGGCAATCCTGGCGATTCTGATAAGCTATCTAAGCTTAAAATCAAGTAAAGCCCGAATTATGATGGATGGGCAACCCAAGATTATTATTAAACAAGGGAAGATTATGAGGGAAACATTAAAATCGACCCGTTTAAACTTGGATGATTTATGTATGATGCTGCGGGAAAAGGATATATTCAGTATACAGGACGTTCACTATGCAATCCTGGAACCCGATGGGAAAATAAGCGTGCTTAGAAAGGAATTCAAACAACCCGCCACTAAAGGAGACTTACATATTCCTACTCCCATTTTCACTTATTTACCGTCCGAGATCATTTCGGATGGGAAAATAGTCAAAAAGAACTTAAAGGAATTAAACCTGGATGAAACTTGGCTGCATCAAGAGTTACAGAAAAAAGGAATCCATTCTGCCGATGAAGTATTCTATGCTGAAGTGCAGAGTGATGGATCCCTATTTATTGATAAATATTAA
- a CDS encoding TetR/AcrR family transcriptional regulator yields MKKNIVSVAAGLIEKYGLRKFTIDEIAKDLKISKKTIYQHFHSKDEIIREFFITTLDSDRNSVISALNSDLNFWDKIHSIIYSNHTYRIPLALLTEAKQFYPEEWSRIEELKHFKTRSIQKLLEQAQADGILKSEVHFGVLSKMLEEISDIFIDYDFLLENKLTTSEAIDEALKIVIQGVMK; encoded by the coding sequence ATGAAGAAGAATATCGTTAGTGTCGCTGCTGGACTCATTGAAAAATATGGACTTAGGAAGTTCACGATCGATGAAATTGCAAAGGACTTAAAAATCAGCAAAAAAACAATTTATCAACACTTTCACAGTAAAGATGAAATTATCCGGGAGTTCTTTATTACAACACTGGACAGCGATCGAAACAGCGTGATTAGCGCACTCAACAGCGACCTGAACTTTTGGGATAAAATCCATTCGATCATTTATTCCAACCACACATACAGAATTCCCCTCGCCCTCTTAACTGAAGCTAAACAGTTTTATCCTGAAGAATGGTCCAGAATCGAGGAATTAAAGCACTTCAAGACACGCTCTATACAAAAATTGCTGGAGCAAGCTCAGGCGGATGGCATCCTCAAGTCGGAGGTTCATTTCGGGGTTTTATCCAAAATGCTGGAGGAAATCAGCGATATCTTTATCGACTACGATTTTCTACTGGAGAACAAGTTGACAACGTCCGAAGCCATCGATGAAGCATTGAAGATTGTGATTCAAGGAGTTATGAAATAG
- a CDS encoding polysaccharide deacetylase family protein translates to MPNDRAIIINADDFGITHSANQAIVELFENDSITSSSLMVPCTAAIEVPKLCSMNHKIKVGIHLTLTSTENYSLKPVFQEYDLGSLVTDEGFFPKDLTFVEMNADPSQVKAELEAQIIWALSHGIDVTHLDSHAGSVMGLATGRDFLEIVFDLCEKYELPFNLPLRIIDQSFFSRSQKSLFEQRIVSAKRRGIKLIDDLISLPYHLEPGENYDQMRDRLIQQIECCKPGITQIVAHPAKVTRELQSLTPHFEKRGLEFLLFNDPLIKHTLQNNHIKLISWEYLRSLQQSKKSPY, encoded by the coding sequence ATGCCTAATGATCGAGCTATTATTATCAACGCAGACGACTTTGGAATAACACATAGTGCAAATCAAGCCATAGTAGAATTGTTCGAGAACGATTCGATCACATCCTCTTCGCTCATGGTACCGTGTACCGCAGCAATAGAGGTACCTAAATTATGTTCCATGAATCATAAGATCAAAGTCGGAATACATTTGACGCTAACAAGTACAGAGAACTATTCATTGAAACCTGTATTTCAGGAGTATGATCTGGGTAGTCTGGTTACTGATGAAGGCTTCTTTCCTAAAGACCTTACATTTGTTGAGATGAATGCAGATCCCTCTCAGGTAAAAGCGGAATTGGAAGCGCAAATAATATGGGCGCTCTCGCATGGAATCGATGTTACGCATTTGGATAGCCATGCCGGCTCAGTGATGGGTCTAGCGACCGGCCGCGATTTTCTTGAAATCGTATTCGATTTATGCGAGAAGTATGAATTACCCTTTAATTTACCTTTACGGATTATAGATCAGTCTTTCTTTAGTAGAAGCCAAAAAAGTCTTTTTGAACAAAGAATTGTTTCTGCTAAGCGTCGTGGAATCAAGTTAATTGATGATCTGATATCGCTCCCCTATCATCTTGAACCCGGAGAGAATTACGATCAGATGAGAGACAGGCTGATTCAGCAGATTGAATGCTGCAAACCAGGTATTACACAAATTGTCGCCCACCCAGCTAAGGTGACGAGAGAGCTTCAATCTCTTACCCCGCACTTCGAAAAAAGGGGGCTTGAATTTCTGCTATTCAATGATCCGTTAATCAAGCACACGCTTCAAAATAATCACATAAAACTAATATCATGGGAATATTTACGCTCCCTGCAACAATCCAAGAAGTCGCCGTATTGA